The following are encoded together in the Ketobacter sp. MCCC 1A13808 genome:
- a CDS encoding GGDEF domain-containing protein has product MSGDSTNDWKTKYLTVLEEMEASEEKERANQKLMQRAIVRVCLAADGLDERLDHQLNALRKGLRDGHSIESLEPVIDRLEDSVMELDDRRREQNQETQQIIEEQLANYQKLDLPRTQTNELKAFTKTLPELIAGSGLKPALIKQLSSVYFSLNQHLLQQSNNVDEPKPGLISKLFGGSNRPPEPDTQNTDTTPHPGNAEPDVIQKDVICGDPYLGERLSRTLCNLLEQIDVPEEFSERKEKLIDSVKTEFQPEQLPDFLDETTQLVASIKIMAQKELEQFLVTLHHRLNDIQDFLINARQGEKEAQENQEKLDHDVRKELREMRSNVEKSDDVVHIKQDIEFMMDRIVAAVDAFHEQENHRRQAVHTRFESLTERMATMESEALELKINLETQRKEAMRDALTELPNRAAYDAHIQSEFSRWRRHSRPLSITIIDIDHFKKINDTLGHLRGDKVLKLVAREISQRLRSEDFVARYGGEEFVIIMPETDLQSALVATEKVRAAIESCPFSFNQQPIPITASFGVTSFENGDEIETCFERADKALYRAKELGRNRVEQG; this is encoded by the coding sequence GAAGAAATGGAAGCCAGCGAAGAAAAAGAGCGCGCAAATCAAAAGCTGATGCAAAGAGCCATCGTGCGCGTTTGCCTGGCGGCGGACGGACTGGACGAACGCCTGGACCATCAGCTGAATGCCTTGCGCAAGGGGCTTAGGGACGGCCACAGCATCGAATCTCTGGAGCCGGTGATTGATCGCCTGGAAGATTCCGTTATGGAACTGGATGACCGGCGCCGGGAGCAGAATCAGGAAACGCAACAGATCATCGAGGAACAGCTGGCAAACTACCAAAAGCTGGACCTGCCACGAACCCAAACCAATGAACTCAAAGCCTTTACCAAAACCCTTCCGGAACTGATTGCCGGTAGCGGCCTTAAACCCGCATTAATTAAACAACTTTCCAGCGTTTACTTCAGCCTCAATCAACACCTATTGCAGCAATCCAACAACGTTGATGAGCCTAAGCCGGGCCTGATATCAAAGTTGTTTGGCGGTAGCAACCGCCCACCGGAACCGGATACACAGAACACCGACACAACACCCCACCCCGGAAACGCAGAGCCGGATGTAATTCAAAAGGATGTGATTTGTGGTGATCCCTATCTGGGGGAACGGCTTAGCCGTACTTTGTGCAATTTACTGGAACAGATCGATGTTCCCGAAGAATTTAGCGAGCGTAAAGAAAAACTAATCGATTCAGTTAAAACCGAATTTCAACCGGAACAGCTACCGGACTTTCTGGATGAAACCACTCAGCTCGTGGCCTCCATCAAGATCATGGCGCAAAAAGAGCTGGAACAATTTCTGGTTACTCTTCACCACCGACTGAATGACATCCAGGACTTTCTGATCAATGCCCGGCAAGGGGAAAAGGAAGCACAGGAAAATCAGGAAAAACTCGACCACGACGTGCGCAAAGAACTCAGGGAAATGCGCAGCAATGTCGAGAAAAGTGATGATGTCGTGCATATTAAACAGGACATCGAATTCATGATGGACCGGATAGTCGCAGCAGTCGACGCCTTTCATGAGCAGGAAAACCACCGCAGACAGGCTGTCCACACACGCTTCGAAAGCCTGACAGAGCGTATGGCCACCATGGAATCAGAGGCTTTGGAACTCAAGATTAATCTGGAAACCCAACGCAAAGAAGCCATGCGCGATGCCCTCACCGAGCTACCGAACAGAGCAGCCTATGACGCTCATATCCAAAGCGAGTTTTCCCGTTGGCGGCGACATTCCCGGCCACTCTCCATTACCATCATCGATATCGATCACTTCAAAAAAATCAACGACACCCTGGGCCATTTACGCGGCGACAAAGTATTGAAATTAGTCGCAAGGGAGATCTCACAGCGACTTCGTAGCGAGGACTTTGTCGCCCGTTACGGGGGAGAAGAGTTCGTGATCATAATGCCGGAAACGGATTTGCAATCCGCATTGGTCGCGACAGAAAAAGTAAGGGCTGCCATAGAAAGCTGTCCATTCAGCTTCAATCAACAACCGATTCCCATTACCGCCTCTTTTGGCGTTACCTCGTTCGAAAACGGCGACGAAATCGAAACGTGCTTTGAACGCGCGGATAAAGCGTTATATCGCGCCAAAGAGCTGGGAAGAAACCGAGTCGAACAAGGCTAA